The bacterium genome includes a region encoding these proteins:
- a CDS encoding glycosyltransferase family 2 protein → MAFMPGSRKLTTALANHLSGLRFDPLAQPERDEVWPRVTVITPSCNQARYLERTIISIHNQGYPNLEHIVIDGGSTDGSVDILRKYEKRFAYWRSEPDRGQSDAINLGAAKATGRYMMWLNSDDLLMPCALNRMVEAFRSNPGADLVYGDQVEVDSTDKVIKKVLTSGFDIRDFIYEINIIIHQQSALWTTEIFHRVGGLQLFRYAMDYDLMYRMYDAGAVFVHIPGFLSGFRVHEGSLTGSGEVARRRGSEINVSFRSFTGRDPNGWDRAVRRPFYKIRRLMQNPRALAAALEHRLGRMFLERGEKR, encoded by the coding sequence ATGGCCTTCATGCCTGGCAGCAGGAAACTGACAACGGCTTTGGCCAACCACCTGTCCGGACTCCGGTTCGATCCTCTGGCCCAGCCTGAAAGGGACGAGGTGTGGCCCAGGGTTACCGTCATCACCCCTTCCTGCAACCAGGCGCGGTATCTGGAACGGACCATCATCTCCATTCACAACCAGGGCTATCCAAACCTTGAGCATATCGTCATCGATGGAGGCTCCACGGACGGAAGCGTGGATATCCTGAGGAAATATGAAAAGAGGTTCGCATACTGGCGTTCGGAGCCAGACCGGGGCCAGAGCGATGCCATCAACCTGGGGGCAGCAAAGGCCACCGGCCGTTACATGATGTGGCTCAACTCCGATGACCTGCTCATGCCGTGTGCGCTGAACCGTATGGTGGAAGCGTTCAGATCCAACCCTGGTGCGGACCTCGTTTACGGCGACCAGGTCGAGGTGGACAGCACGGACAAGGTGATTAAAAAAGTGCTTACATCCGGCTTCGATATCCGGGATTTTATTTATGAGATCAACATTATTATCCACCAGCAGTCAGCCCTCTGGACCACGGAGATATTTCATCGTGTGGGCGGCCTTCAACTTTTCCGGTACGCTATGGATTACGATCTGATGTACCGGATGTACGATGCCGGGGCTGTCTTTGTCCATATCCCTGGTTTTCTTTCGGGTTTCCGGGTCCATGAGGGGAGCCTGACAGGTTCAGGGGAGGTGGCGCGCCGCCGCGGAAGCGAGATCAATGTTTCGTTCCGATCTTTCACCGGGCGGGACCCTAACGGCTGGGACCGTGCGGTGAGGCGGCCGTTTTATAAGATCAGACGTTTAATGCAGAACCCCAGGGCTCTTGCAGCCGCCCTGGAACATCGGCTGGGGCGGATGTTCCTGGAACGGGGAGAAAAACGTTGA
- a CDS encoding MraY family glycosyltransferase, with protein sequence MAFNWVYVALPLTFSVALGLSLVLTPWVAKTARSIGMVDKPDGALKTHEQPVAYLGGLAVFVAFLVGFSPFYELDRQVLAIMLGGTLVVLLGFLDDLGNLKPATKLLGQALAVLIVMKAGVAIKIVYLPPFITYPLSFLWLLGMTNAFNIIDIMDGLSAGVGAIACFFLFIVALSSGQAGVAHMTLALMGALLGFLKFNTRPAGIYLGDAGSLFIGFMLGALGMIGIYARGNPVAVLAPVLILGVPIFDTLFVMTLRWMRGQNPMRGSPDHFALRLRRWKLSVGQTVGLSYLASLLLGGAALVMIFGSEKMALAVLFGVSLGLMLSALWLKRIDMNL encoded by the coding sequence ATGGCGTTTAACTGGGTATACGTGGCCCTGCCCCTGACCTTCTCCGTTGCCCTGGGGTTATCGCTCGTTCTCACGCCGTGGGTAGCAAAGACCGCCCGGTCAATAGGCATGGTGGACAAACCAGACGGGGCTCTCAAAACCCACGAGCAGCCGGTGGCCTACCTGGGGGGGCTGGCTGTTTTCGTGGCGTTCCTCGTCGGGTTTTCACCCTTTTACGAACTAGACCGGCAGGTGCTGGCCATCATGCTGGGGGGGACCCTCGTCGTTCTCCTGGGCTTCTTGGACGACCTGGGGAACCTGAAGCCCGCCACCAAGCTCCTGGGGCAGGCCCTGGCGGTCCTCATCGTCATGAAGGCCGGCGTCGCCATCAAGATCGTATACCTGCCGCCTTTCATCACCTATCCTCTCTCCTTTTTATGGCTCCTGGGGATGACCAACGCCTTTAACATCATCGACATCATGGACGGTCTCTCCGCGGGGGTTGGAGCCATCGCCTGCTTTTTCCTGTTTATTGTGGCCCTGTCGTCAGGGCAGGCCGGTGTGGCTCACATGACCCTGGCGCTGATGGGGGCTCTCCTGGGTTTCCTGAAGTTCAATACCCGGCCGGCCGGCATCTATCTCGGGGACGCCGGCAGCCTGTTCATCGGCTTCATGCTGGGCGCCCTGGGAATGATCGGGATCTACGCCAGGGGGAACCCGGTAGCTGTTCTGGCGCCCGTCCTGATCCTGGGGGTCCCCATCTTCGACACCCTTTTCGTCATGACCCTCCGCTGGATGAGGGGGCAGAACCCCATGAGGGGCAGTCCCGACCATTTTGCCCTGAGGCTCAGGAGATGGAAACTTTCCGTGGGACAGACCGTGGGCCTGAGTTACCTGGCGTCCCTGCTCCTCGGCGGCGCTGCCCTGGTGATGATCTTCGGCAGCGAGAAGATGGCCCTTGCTGTTCTATTCGGAGTCAGCCTTGGGCTCATGCTGTCGGCGCTTTGGCTGAAGAGGATCGATATGAACCTTTAA
- a CDS encoding O-antigen ligase family protein, with protein sequence MDRSRPAFKPEILLRWITVLMIPFISGGPVPWLTGVFSLLVALAFLLRIREVGRGARVEIRFTPLWVPFALVLVLGVVHLVISPVPYSSFLFLAHLSLAWVLYLLLLDGKHGDPFLPVPAWTGALIIWMAVQKFFPGLSTPAGPFSNPNYLATVLLTCMAWSLGSLMTVVPEKRRRTVLVIAALASTAGLAVIGSRSAGLAIVALWGLFLIFGKGRVRFAAVAVVVLLFLVPTTLKHRVTEEYRKDPHAFSRILIWEGALRVGLDHPVMGVGPGLYYEYAPRYAFPTDSLPVRYGRIARKPHNEYLRAWAEGGLWGAVVIFGFLLVTTRLFIAAWPRGRPGPALAAAVFLYQALFHDLNEVFALTALGAFWLAQLSGEEGGTLEVRGARGKRFLILSGVMTLLMALWLNLDMSARIMWMKGQRLMAADSGEAVQVLGRAHTLNPLLPGAARDLAGARLAAYQAAGTLKELKIAEAAIHRAQRLNRLDSVPLRMEADLLVERSDQEPEKSRVYLTAAREKLMEALELEPFNALIMLRLSEVYRDMGESEKALETVERSLAMEPNYLEAHRMLIAILRELRLENALDAQRAFDRARDRVEDYRPMSAYEEIVIGTVSSSLHRNRN encoded by the coding sequence ATGGACCGGTCGCGGCCGGCATTCAAGCCAGAAATCCTCCTCAGGTGGATCACCGTCCTGATGATCCCCTTCATCAGCGGGGGACCGGTGCCGTGGCTCACCGGCGTCTTCAGCCTCCTGGTGGCCCTTGCCTTCCTGCTGCGGATCAGGGAGGTTGGGAGGGGTGCGAGGGTGGAGATCCGGTTTACCCCTCTCTGGGTCCCCTTTGCCCTGGTCCTGGTCCTGGGTGTCGTTCATCTGGTCATCTCCCCGGTGCCTTACAGCAGCTTTCTGTTTTTAGCCCACCTTTCCCTGGCCTGGGTCCTGTATCTCCTGCTCCTTGACGGAAAGCACGGCGACCCGTTCCTCCCCGTGCCGGCCTGGACCGGTGCCCTCATCATCTGGATGGCCGTCCAGAAGTTCTTTCCCGGTCTTTCAACTCCAGCCGGTCCTTTCAGCAACCCCAACTACCTTGCCACGGTGCTGCTGACGTGCATGGCCTGGTCCCTGGGCTCCCTCATGACGGTCGTTCCGGAAAAACGCCGCCGGACGGTCCTGGTCATCGCCGCTCTGGCTTCCACGGCGGGTCTCGCGGTCATCGGGTCAAGGTCGGCGGGTCTCGCGATCGTCGCGCTGTGGGGCTTATTCCTCATCTTTGGCAAAGGACGGGTTCGGTTCGCTGCGGTGGCCGTGGTCGTGCTCCTTTTCCTCGTCCCCACCACTTTAAAGCACCGGGTCACCGAGGAGTACCGCAAGGACCCCCACGCCTTTTCCCGAATCCTCATCTGGGAAGGGGCCCTGAGGGTAGGGCTGGATCATCCCGTAATGGGAGTGGGCCCCGGCCTTTATTACGAGTACGCCCCGCGGTACGCCTTTCCCACCGACAGCCTTCCGGTCCGTTACGGGCGCATCGCAAGAAAACCCCACAACGAGTACCTGAGAGCCTGGGCGGAGGGGGGTCTCTGGGGCGCGGTGGTGATCTTCGGGTTCCTGCTGGTTACGACCCGTCTTTTTATTGCCGCCTGGCCGCGTGGCCGGCCCGGACCCGCTCTTGCCGCGGCCGTGTTCCTTTACCAGGCCCTGTTTCACGACCTCAACGAGGTGTTCGCTCTCACGGCCCTGGGCGCTTTCTGGCTGGCTCAGCTTTCCGGGGAAGAAGGCGGGACGTTGGAGGTCCGTGGCGCTCGTGGAAAAAGGTTTCTGATCCTGTCGGGAGTGATGACCTTATTGATGGCCCTGTGGCTCAACCTTGACATGTCGGCCAGGATCATGTGGATGAAGGGGCAGCGGCTCATGGCCGCCGATAGCGGGGAAGCTGTCCAGGTACTGGGTCGGGCTCACACACTGAACCCCCTGCTTCCCGGAGCGGCCCGGGATCTGGCTGGAGCCCGCCTTGCCGCTTACCAGGCCGCCGGAACCCTGAAAGAGCTTAAGATTGCCGAAGCCGCGATCCACAGGGCGCAGAGGCTCAACCGCCTGGACTCGGTGCCCCTGAGAATGGAGGCGGACCTGCTAGTGGAAAGGTCCGACCAGGAGCCGGAAAAGTCCCGGGTGTACCTGACGGCCGCCAGGGAAAAGCTCATGGAGGCTCTCGAACTGGAGCCATTCAACGCTCTCATCATGCTCCGCTTGTCAGAGGTTTATCGGGATATGGGCGAGAGTGAAAAAGCTCTGGAAACCGTTGAGAGATCTTTGGCGATGGAGCCAAACTACCTGGAGGCCCACAGGATGTTGATCGCGATCCTCCGAGAGTTACGGCTGGAAAATGCGCTGGATGCACAACGTGCCTTTGACAGGGCCCGGGACAGGGTGGAAGATTACCGGCCTATGAGTGCCTATGAGGAGATCGTTATCGGAACGGTATCTTCTTCCCTCCACAGGAATCGAAATTGA
- a CDS encoding glycosyltransferase family 39 protein, with product MKSGIDRYRGETAALAALGTALILAGISAMGSGPGWLLAQNIRALAWGVVVAAAAWIQGTVLLHFLFPDHGLDRSGLRLFLAGGVGLAAMSLEALFLGLAGLYTRPALTLLVLAVLGTGWAAMKMLRVPFPPLPVPRGNSALFPLGLTGVALFLNFTFVLVPPVYFDAMSYHLELPSRYLQDGRIFHIPENLYSGYPQLVEVLYGVGLALAGVGTAGIISLLGFILVLGLVWSWGRERFDDETAAWAIVLVAFTPPLMTVSGFFHNDWYMTFFTLGTVLLLSGLPGDRMSPPGTIVLAGVLAGFAAGTKYTGLGFAIGVPAAAGLLLALKREEKGAARKWALFGTIALATASPWYLKNMLFTGDPLFPLISGLTGQIPGLSSLAGDAYFKGFAAADLWKWTLVPYQSVFRYWELQLSLSTGLVPLVLLPTVAWLYRTRSLDPFLLLWTGLSLTVWYLTFRAGRFAMPMAVMTLLWFAAAFRGTVREAPRAGPVLTGVVVFLAFMNLAAFLGFMDSYADAVSGAFGRLTSREYLERTYAPYGAITYLNRAEPPPEKVLFLGEMKGFYSGFDREVATFEVPNRLVELVRAGKMSDEIADTLLARGFSHILYNPVEMERLAAKTPSLRLDPEEWDILNTFLKERTKKVFVHSGISVWKVQHD from the coding sequence GTGAAAAGCGGTATTGACCGGTACCGGGGAGAGACGGCTGCCCTGGCTGCTTTGGGAACGGCCCTGATCCTTGCCGGAATATCCGCCATGGGCTCGGGGCCGGGGTGGCTCCTGGCGCAGAACATAAGGGCCCTGGCGTGGGGTGTCGTTGTGGCGGCGGCGGCATGGATCCAGGGAACGGTTCTCCTCCATTTTCTGTTTCCGGACCATGGGCTAGACAGAAGCGGCCTCCGCCTCTTCCTGGCCGGGGGGGTGGGTCTCGCGGCCATGTCCCTGGAAGCGCTATTCCTGGGGCTGGCAGGCCTGTACACACGGCCGGCCCTGACCCTGCTCGTCCTGGCTGTCCTCGGGACAGGCTGGGCCGCCATGAAGATGCTGAGGGTCCCTTTCCCGCCCCTCCCCGTTCCGAGGGGCAACTCAGCCCTGTTCCCCCTGGGGCTGACGGGGGTGGCCCTCTTCCTCAACTTCACCTTCGTCCTGGTGCCGCCGGTCTACTTTGACGCCATGTCCTATCACCTGGAACTGCCGTCGAGGTACCTTCAGGACGGAAGGATCTTTCACATTCCCGAGAACCTCTACTCCGGATACCCCCAGCTGGTGGAGGTCCTGTACGGCGTGGGGCTTGCCCTTGCCGGTGTCGGCACCGCCGGGATCATCTCCCTTTTGGGCTTCATCCTGGTCCTTGGCCTGGTCTGGTCCTGGGGCCGGGAGCGTTTCGACGACGAGACTGCCGCCTGGGCCATCGTCCTCGTGGCGTTCACGCCGCCGCTCATGACTGTGAGCGGTTTTTTCCACAACGACTGGTATATGACCTTTTTCACCCTGGGGACGGTCCTTCTCCTTTCAGGCCTGCCGGGGGACCGAATGTCGCCGCCCGGAACGATCGTCCTCGCCGGTGTCCTTGCCGGTTTCGCGGCCGGGACGAAATACACCGGACTGGGGTTCGCCATCGGCGTGCCGGCAGCCGCCGGGCTTCTCCTTGCACTGAAGCGGGAGGAAAAGGGAGCCGCGCGGAAATGGGCCCTGTTCGGGACCATCGCCCTGGCCACGGCCAGCCCCTGGTACCTGAAAAACATGCTTTTTACGGGGGATCCCCTCTTTCCCCTGATCAGCGGACTCACCGGCCAGATCCCGGGGCTTTCCTCCCTGGCCGGGGACGCCTATTTCAAGGGGTTCGCCGCGGCCGACCTGTGGAAATGGACCCTGGTGCCCTACCAGTCGGTCTTCCGCTACTGGGAACTCCAGCTGTCTTTGTCCACCGGCCTCGTCCCCCTCGTCCTTCTCCCCACGGTCGCCTGGCTCTACCGGACCCGGTCGCTGGATCCCTTTCTCCTCCTCTGGACGGGACTTTCCCTGACGGTCTGGTACCTGACCTTCCGGGCCGGGAGGTTCGCCATGCCCATGGCGGTCATGACACTCCTGTGGTTTGCCGCGGCGTTCAGGGGCACGGTGCGGGAGGCGCCCCGCGCGGGACCGGTCCTGACGGGGGTGGTGGTATTCCTGGCTTTCATGAACCTCGCCGCCTTTCTCGGTTTCATGGACTCCTACGCCGACGCCGTGTCGGGAGCGTTCGGCCGCCTGACGTCCCGCGAGTACCTCGAGCGCACCTACGCTCCCTACGGTGCCATCACATATCTGAACCGGGCCGAACCCCCTCCGGAAAAGGTCCTTTTCCTGGGCGAGATGAAAGGCTTTTATTCCGGGTTCGACAGGGAGGTCGCGACTTTCGAGGTTCCCAACCGCCTGGTGGAGCTGGTTCGGGCGGGGAAAATGTCAGATGAGATCGCCGATACCCTGTTGGCCAGGGGGTTCTCCCACATCTTGTACAACCCTGTTGAGATGGAAAGGCTGGCAGCCAAGACTCCCAGTTTGCGCCTCGATCCGGAAGAGTGGGACATTCTGAACACTTTTCTCAAAGAGCGGACGAAAAAGGTTTTTGTCCACAGCGGTATTTCCGTATGGAAGGTGCAGCATGACTGA
- the asnB gene encoding asparagine synthase (glutamine-hydrolyzing) has product MCGIGGLLSPGGLGPHHHDILGSMTLSLAHRGPDGSGVWMDEGMGIGLCHTRLAVIDLSSRASQPMTSPDGRGVLSYNGEVYNYRELKSELGKTGWRFVSDSDTEVVLAACLTWGVPQALGRLVGMFAFALWHTRERTLYLARDRIGIKPLYYGRTGGGRAGEDLVFASELKALCEHPGFSRTVDPNSLEQYFMLQYVPAPGSIYRDAKKLPPGHYLRLAPEGERLTRYWKPDEMIDPAGGRPEDLDERLADMIDEAISARMVSDVPLGTFLSGGLDSCLVTAGMRRAVSGPLSSYTVSYREEEFDESPWAMQAARQLDVRHHLLEVDSRDLQAEMHHMPWIFDEPMSDPSALPLVLLSRFARKEVTVILSGDGADELFGGYDRYRFLERYWAGAGRLPAPFRRALSALLGSIPPGLPGTAYGRFFAAMGRPRPVENFPGKWEKLIRLLKQDTRAQAYQSAIGIFSAKETARLLGREGEVKLPGAFEELASGAPGDSGGIKAMMDLDLRTFLPEDVLAKVDRASMAAGLEVRVPLLDHRVVSLSRQYPVSGLFEGRRGKAPLRRLARQTPTSDLVDRPKMGFTLPLDRWFRKELRDTIQDRLLSPGSVLEGTVDPGIVRKLVQGHLSGRGNYHEKLYNLMILDGWMDRWTRAA; this is encoded by the coding sequence ATGTGCGGAATCGGTGGTCTCCTGAGTCCGGGCGGCCTGGGACCTCATCACCATGATATCCTGGGATCCATGACCCTGTCCCTTGCCCACCGCGGACCGGACGGCAGCGGGGTGTGGATGGACGAGGGGATGGGTATCGGCCTGTGCCACACCCGCCTGGCGGTTATCGACCTGAGTTCCCGGGCGAGCCAGCCGATGACTTCCCCTGATGGACGTGGTGTCCTTTCCTATAACGGAGAGGTATACAACTACCGTGAGTTGAAGTCGGAGCTTGGAAAGACCGGCTGGAGGTTTGTCAGCGATTCCGACACCGAGGTGGTGCTGGCCGCCTGCCTGACCTGGGGGGTGCCGCAGGCCCTCGGCCGCCTTGTCGGCATGTTCGCTTTCGCCCTCTGGCACACGCGGGAAAGGACTCTTTACCTGGCGCGGGACCGGATCGGGATCAAGCCTCTTTACTATGGTCGAACCGGAGGGGGCCGGGCGGGAGAGGATCTTGTTTTCGCTTCCGAACTCAAGGCCCTGTGTGAGCACCCCGGGTTCAGCCGGACGGTTGACCCGAACTCCCTCGAACAGTACTTCATGCTGCAGTACGTTCCGGCGCCCGGTTCGATCTATCGGGACGCGAAGAAACTGCCTCCCGGTCACTACCTGCGCCTGGCTCCTGAAGGGGAGCGGTTGACGCGCTACTGGAAACCGGACGAGATGATCGATCCGGCAGGCGGCAGACCGGAGGATCTGGATGAGCGGCTAGCCGACATGATCGACGAGGCCATATCGGCGAGAATGGTCTCCGATGTACCTCTCGGCACGTTCCTTTCCGGTGGGCTCGACAGCTGCCTGGTGACCGCCGGCATGCGCCGGGCCGTATCCGGGCCTCTCAGCTCCTATACCGTTTCCTACCGTGAGGAGGAGTTCGATGAGAGCCCCTGGGCGATGCAGGCGGCCCGGCAACTGGATGTCCGCCACCACCTCCTGGAAGTTGACAGCAGAGATCTCCAGGCGGAGATGCACCATATGCCGTGGATCTTCGACGAACCGATGAGCGACCCTTCGGCCCTTCCCCTGGTACTCCTTTCCAGGTTCGCCCGCAAGGAGGTCACCGTGATCCTGTCCGGGGACGGGGCGGACGAACTGTTCGGTGGATATGACCGTTACCGTTTTCTGGAAAGATACTGGGCAGGGGCAGGGCGCCTGCCCGCCCCTTTTCGACGCGCACTTTCAGCTCTCCTGGGCTCCATTCCCCCCGGGTTGCCGGGAACCGCCTACGGCCGGTTTTTCGCTGCCATGGGGCGCCCTCGACCTGTGGAGAACTTCCCGGGCAAATGGGAAAAGCTCATCAGGCTATTGAAGCAGGATACCCGTGCGCAGGCTTACCAGTCCGCCATAGGGATCTTTTCAGCGAAAGAGACCGCCCGGCTGCTGGGCCGCGAGGGAGAGGTCAAGCTTCCCGGTGCCTTTGAGGAACTCGCATCCGGAGCACCTGGCGATTCGGGAGGGATAAAGGCGATGATGGACCTGGACCTGAGGACCTTCCTGCCGGAGGATGTCCTTGCCAAGGTTGACCGCGCCAGCATGGCGGCGGGTCTCGAGGTGCGCGTTCCCCTCCTCGACCACAGGGTCGTGTCCCTGTCCCGGCAATACCCCGTTTCCGGCCTGTTCGAGGGAAGACGGGGAAAGGCCCCCCTCCGGCGCCTCGCCCGGCAGACACCGACCAGCGACCTTGTGGACCGTCCCAAGATGGGGTTCACCCTTCCCCTCGACAGGTGGTTCCGGAAGGAACTGCGTGACACTATCCAGGATCGGCTCCTCTCCCCCGGCAGTGTCCTCGAGGGAACGGTAGACCCCGGGATCGTCCGGAAGCTTGTCCAAGGCCACCTGTCGGGGCGGGGCAACTACCATGAAAAGCTTTACAACCTCATGATCCTGGATGGATGGATGGATAGATGGACCCGGGCCGCGTAA
- a CDS encoding glycosyltransferase, translating into MDPGRVKVLHIISGLGVGGAERLLLWAAKYHDRDKYPIGVVSMMSGGELATEIRDSGVPVVELGQAKGRLTPAGFRNLLSTVASVRPEVIQGHMFHSNLLTRLTKLFVSKDSRVINTVHIEWEPFRRKIAYALTAPLVDGTVTFSPDAGKVFTETGPVGRPIRYIPYGIEVGPRAKKDREGLRTRLGIDLPGPMWITVGRLSRQKAYPDLIEAFAMIKPVQGGPTLLIVGEGEDKPILEKLIQEKGLLHRVRLLGVRHDVPDLLAASDAFVLSSHWEGNPLVVLEAMRASLPIVTTRVGMVPTMTVDGKTAFVVEPNRPDLLASAMEKLMTLGHQARTMGEAGRERLERYYDFRSMQKELELFYSELIRDHGNAGSEEIVDGV; encoded by the coding sequence ATGGACCCGGGCCGCGTAAAGGTACTCCACATTATCAGCGGTTTGGGCGTTGGGGGGGCTGAGCGTCTCCTCCTCTGGGCCGCAAAATATCATGACAGGGATAAATATCCCATCGGTGTCGTCTCCATGATGTCCGGTGGTGAACTTGCCACGGAGATTCGTGACTCAGGGGTGCCCGTTGTCGAACTTGGACAAGCAAAAGGCCGCCTGACCCCCGCGGGATTCAGGAACCTCCTCTCCACAGTTGCCTCAGTCCGGCCCGAGGTGATCCAGGGGCACATGTTCCATTCCAACCTTCTGACCAGGTTGACAAAACTGTTTGTATCGAAGGATTCCCGTGTAATCAACACGGTTCATATCGAATGGGAGCCGTTTCGGCGTAAAATAGCTTACGCACTTACTGCGCCTCTGGTTGATGGCACGGTGACTTTTTCTCCCGATGCGGGAAAAGTATTTACCGAAACTGGCCCCGTGGGAAGGCCCATTAGATATATACCCTACGGCATTGAGGTGGGACCCAGGGCGAAAAAGGATCGAGAGGGTCTGAGGACTCGTCTGGGTATCGACCTGCCTGGGCCGATGTGGATAACGGTGGGGCGTCTTTCACGTCAGAAAGCGTATCCAGATCTTATTGAGGCCTTTGCCATGATCAAACCGGTCCAGGGGGGGCCTACGCTGCTCATTGTGGGCGAAGGTGAAGACAAACCCATTCTTGAAAAGTTGATCCAGGAAAAAGGACTTCTTCATCGGGTCAGGCTCCTCGGGGTCCGCCACGATGTTCCAGACCTTCTGGCCGCCAGCGACGCCTTTGTTCTTTCATCTCACTGGGAAGGCAACCCCCTGGTTGTCCTTGAAGCCATGAGGGCTTCCTTGCCGATTGTTACTACCCGTGTAGGTATGGTCCCAACAATGACAGTTGATGGAAAGACGGCTTTTGTAGTTGAGCCAAACCGTCCCGATCTCCTTGCATCCGCGATGGAAAAGCTCATGACACTGGGTCACCAGGCTCGAACCATGGGCGAAGCTGGAAGGGAAAGACTCGAAAGGTATTACGATTTCAGGAGTATGCAGAAGGAACTCGAACTGTTTTACAGTGAATTGATCCGTGATCATGGAAATGCGGGATCTGAGGAGATCGTTGATGGCGTTTAA
- a CDS encoding O-antigen ligase family protein produces MKDPRGVVSVLLLSVLVFRPHLSGGTYPFAQELLLIPLLVGLGLWLLVPHGCPLRREDLRSLVWPWLLVIWAGVTLLWAPDPGQGVRDTASLTLNLSAFTAVYLLGRNPNWLDRGVAWLSGLVVLPVLTFAFYQRVFGFEELRALLAGMSAAGDDVSGLMGVISQGRVFAGFLNPNMLAGFLAVVIPVSLDYALTVPNRRSAALYSALVLSEAGILLLTGSVGGTLVAVMAGGGVLLARRGARSREVMGMGAIAVVLAAGLLAIRGLGPIFGPESSFSQRAGYMAAGTRMALEHPILGWGAGSSPGALMGFVAQGVRPVSDPHNFLVRIWIEGGTVGLVLIGGFLWLLTGKSLDVIRTTGLKTSPVGFNGLLFGSAAFLLHSLMDMDFFVPETALFGWGAMGGLLALSMGHERREPDDVVPLPLRQTMGGVALFAVLPVLLLLQGESLAFRGLKMYQAGQHAAAADLYREAGKLLPFNGRIALEEGRARFTAGERAQALELFERADRLMAMSPYPPWELGRTAQAEARWNESLPYLERASSRYPTSPRILIDLARSHLNMGDPVPAADYLEKALAASAFDPPAGELARNLLDRMR; encoded by the coding sequence ATGAAAGACCCAAGGGGCGTTGTGTCAGTCCTGCTGTTGTCGGTGCTCGTCTTCCGTCCCCACCTGTCGGGGGGGACGTACCCCTTTGCCCAGGAACTGCTCCTCATCCCCCTTCTCGTCGGGTTGGGGCTCTGGCTCCTGGTTCCCCATGGATGTCCGCTGCGCCGGGAAGACCTCCGGTCCCTGGTCTGGCCATGGCTCCTGGTTATATGGGCCGGCGTCACCCTCCTGTGGGCTCCCGATCCCGGCCAGGGGGTTAGGGACACGGCATCCCTCACCCTCAACCTCTCGGCCTTCACGGCCGTCTACCTCCTGGGAAGGAACCCGAATTGGCTGGACAGGGGAGTCGCCTGGCTGTCTGGTCTGGTGGTGCTCCCCGTTCTCACCTTTGCCTTTTACCAGAGGGTCTTCGGGTTCGAGGAACTACGGGCCTTGCTGGCCGGCATGTCGGCAGCCGGAGATGACGTATCCGGCCTCATGGGGGTCATCTCCCAGGGGAGGGTCTTCGCCGGGTTCTTAAACCCCAACATGCTGGCCGGTTTCCTGGCTGTGGTCATTCCGGTGAGCCTCGATTACGCTTTGACGGTTCCGAACCGCCGCAGCGCTGCCCTGTACTCGGCGCTTGTCCTTTCCGAAGCAGGGATTCTTCTTCTCACCGGTTCCGTGGGAGGGACTCTGGTTGCCGTCATGGCCGGCGGGGGTGTCCTCCTCGCCAGGCGGGGTGCCAGGAGTCGGGAGGTCATGGGCATGGGGGCCATCGCCGTTGTCCTTGCCGCGGGACTGCTCGCGATCCGCGGCCTCGGTCCCATCTTCGGACCGGAAAGTTCCTTTTCCCAGCGGGCCGGCTACATGGCGGCTGGAACGAGGATGGCCCTGGAACACCCGATCCTGGGATGGGGCGCGGGATCGTCTCCCGGAGCCCTCATGGGGTTCGTGGCCCAAGGTGTCCGCCCGGTGTCTGATCCCCACAACTTCCTCGTCCGGATCTGGATCGAAGGAGGTACTGTTGGTCTTGTCCTTATAGGCGGTTTCCTGTGGCTGCTCACCGGAAAAAGTCTGGATGTGATACGGACCACCGGCCTCAAGACGTCACCGGTCGGTTTCAACGGGCTTCTTTTTGGAAGCGCCGCCTTTCTACTCCACAGCCTGATGGACATGGACTTTTTCGTACCAGAAACGGCGCTGTTCGGCTGGGGCGCCATGGGCGGACTCCTGGCTCTTTCCATGGGCCATGAAAGGCGAGAGCCTGATGATGTGGTTCCCCTGCCCCTTCGCCAGACCATGGGAGGGGTCGCCCTGTTCGCCGTTCTCCCCGTGCTGCTTCTTCTCCAGGGCGAGTCTTTGGCTTTTCGGGGTCTCAAGATGTACCAGGCCGGTCAGCACGCGGCGGCCGCGGACCTTTACCGCGAGGCCGGGAAGCTCCTGCCCTTTAACGGCCGGATCGCCCTGGAGGAGGGGAGGGCCAGGTTCACGGCGGGAGAGCGTGCACAGGCTTTGGAGCTTTTTGAAAGGGCAGACCGGCTGATGGCAATGAGTCCCTACCCGCCGTGGGAACTGGGTAGGACCGCCCAGGCGGAAGCCAGGTGGAACGAATCCCTCCCTTACCTTGAAAGAGCCTCCTCCCGCTACCCGACCTCCCCCAGGATCCTCATCGATCTGGCAAGGTCCCACCTGAACATGGGCGATCCTGTCCCGGCGGCGGATTACCTTGAAAAGGCGCTGGCGGCCTCCGCCTTCGATCCTCCGGCGGGCGAACTGGCCCGAAACCTTCTTGACAGGATGCGCTGA